In one window of Cydia pomonella isolate Wapato2018A chromosome 16, ilCydPomo1, whole genome shotgun sequence DNA:
- the LOC133526269 gene encoding diphosphomevalonate decarboxylase: MNNMKTVIAPVNIAVIKYWGKRDEELILPLNDSVSATLATSVMCAKTSVFTGPQLTSDEIWLNGKKESFTNKRLVNCLEGIKAIAAKEKSVDEEFLKWKVHVCSVNNFPTAAGLASSAAGYACLVTALAKLYNVKSDVSCVARLGSGSACRSVYGGFVQWHAGTEPTGKDSIATQIAEASHWPEMRALILVVGDSAKKTSSTKGMKKTAETSELLKHRIEYCVPQRTTSIIQAIKEKNFPKFAEITMKDSNQFHAVCLDSYPPFVYMTEVSHKIVEVIHKYNEVCGEVKVAYTFDAGPNACLYLLEEEVPKIISLIKYVFPSSSPDNFVTGLNYEQHELSKDFLNKVGLEPESVDLLKYIIYTKVGEGPAEVTDGSHLLDQNGLPL, translated from the coding sequence ATGAATAATATGAAAACTGTTATTGCTCCTGTAAATATCGCAGTGATAAAATATTGGGGAAAACGCGACGAGGAGTTGATATTACCGTTAAATGATTCCGTTAGCGCTACTTTGGCCACAAGTGTTATGTGTGCCAAAACATCTGTGTTTACCGGCCCTCAACTTACCAGCGACGAGATATGGCTCAACGGCAAGAAGGAATCATTTACGAATAAACGACTAGTAAATTGCCTCGAAGGAATAAAAGCTATAGCCGCTAAGGAGAAAAGTGTGGACGAAGAATTCCTAAAATGGAAAGTTCATGTGTGCTCTGTTAACAATTTCCCTACGGCGGCCGGCCTCGCATCCTCTGCAGCAGGATATGCGTGCTTAGTAACTGCATTAGCGAAACTTTATAATGTGAAATCGGATGTTAGCTGCGTCGCAAGGTTGGGTTCTGGCAGTGCTTGTAGAAGTGTTTATGGCGGTTTTGTTCAGTGGCATGCGGGAACGGAGCCCACTGGCAAAGATTCCATCGCAACTCAAATTGCAGAAGCCTCTCACTGGCCCGAAATGCGAGCTCTTATACTTGTGGTTGGTGACAGTGCAAAGAAAACTAGTTCAACAAAGGGCATGAAGAAAACTGCTGAAACCTCTGAACTTCTCAAACACCGGATTGAGTATTGTGTGCCACAGAGAACCACCAGTATTATTCAGGCTATAAAGGAAAAGAACTTTCCCAAGTTTGCTGAAATAACTATGAAAGACAGCAACCAGTTTCATGCAGTCTGTCTGGACTCCTACCCACCTTTCGTATACATGACAGAAGTGTCCCACAAGATAGTTGAAGTGATTCACAAATATAATGAAGTCTGTGGTGAAGTGAAAGTTGCTTATACTTTTGATGCAGGCCCAAATGCTTGTTTGTACCTCCTAGAGGAAGAGGTGCCAAAAATAATTTCtcttataaaatatgtttttcctTCTTCATCACCTGATAATTTTGTAACTGGTCTCAATTATGAACAGCATGAGCTAAGTAAAGATTTTCTGAACAAGGTTGGGTTGGAACCAGAATCTGTGGATTTgttgaaatatattatttataccaaAGTTGGAGAGGGGCCAGCAGAAGTTACTGATGGCTCACACTTGTTAGATCAAAATGGTCTTCCTCTGTAA